The following coding sequences lie in one Lolium perenne isolate Kyuss_39 chromosome 2, Kyuss_2.0, whole genome shotgun sequence genomic window:
- the LOC127333613 gene encoding protein MODIFYING WALL LIGNIN-1 gives MASIIVQVSALLLNLIAFGLAVAAEQRRSKATVTPDLVKEYDYCVYNSDIATGYGVGALLLLTAAQVLVMLASKCFCCGRGLKPGGSRACALMLFLFSWLTFLIAASCLLAGSVRNAYHTRYRGIFGGNPLSCETLRKGVFASGAAFTFFTAILSEFYYISYSRSRDAAGGAPYGGSSIGMGPYN, from the exons ATGGCGTCCATCATCGTGCAGGTCTCCGCGCTCCTCCTCAACCTCATCGCCTtcggcctcgccgtcgccgccgagcaGCGCAGGAGCAAGGCCACGGTCACGCCCGACCTGGTCAAGGAGTACGACTACTGCGTCTACAACTCCGACATCGCCACCGGCTACGGCGTCGGCGCGCTACTCCTACTCACCGCCGCGCAGGTCCTCGTCATGCTCGCCAGCAAATGCTTCTGCTGCGGGCGCGGGCTCAAGCCGGGGGGATCACGAGCATGCGCCCTCATGCTATTCCTATTCTCATG GTTGACCTTCCTCATCGCAGCATCATGCTTGCTAGCAGGATCAGTCCGTAATGCGTACCACACCCGGTACAGGGGCATCTTTGGCGGCAACCCTCTCTCCTGCGAGACGTTGCGCAAGGGTGTCTTCGCCTCGGGTGCAGCCTTCACCTTTTTCACGGCCATCCTGAGCGAGTTCTACTACATCAGCTACTCCAGATCCAGGGATGCTGCTGGTGGCGCTCCATATGGCGGCTCGAGCATTGGCATGGGACCTTACAACTAA